In the genome of Nitrosopumilus sp., one region contains:
- a CDS encoding V-type ATP synthase subunit D has protein sequence MSFGQNVAATKIELFKYKKSSQIAVMVQQILDDKRKVLLKNIEEMIQEASKARGGIWEPLQDIYKSVNEAYLALGTNTVDSVAESTPPVMEVDVHVRRVVDVKIPALTVTEKDTKSMPYGFADTNSSIDRAAKQIKELMPKICKAAEYENSIFSLAKALEKTQKLLNALENVIIPQYKDNIRFILSTLEEREREEFAKLKKVKEKMEST, from the coding sequence ATGTCATTTGGACAAAACGTTGCAGCAACAAAGATTGAACTTTTCAAATACAAAAAATCCAGTCAAATAGCCGTAATGGTTCAGCAAATTCTAGATGATAAACGTAAAGTTCTATTAAAAAATATTGAAGAGATGATCCAAGAAGCATCTAAAGCAAGAGGTGGTATTTGGGAACCTTTGCAAGATATTTACAAATCAGTAAATGAAGCTTATCTTGCATTAGGAACAAACACTGTTGACTCTGTAGCAGAATCTACTCCACCCGTAATGGAAGTAGACGTTCATGTTAGAAGAGTTGTTGATGTTAAAATTCCAGCACTTACCGTAACTGAAAAAGATACTAAATCAATGCCTTATGGATTTGCAGATACAAACTCTTCCATCGATAGAGCAGCAAAGCAAATCAAAGAGTTGATGCCAAAAATTTGTAAAGCAGCAGAATATGAAAATTCTATTTTTAGTCTTGCAAAAGCATTGGAAAAAACACAAAAATTGTTAAACGCACTTGAAAATGTCATTATTCCTCAATACAAAGATAATATTCGATTTATTCTCTCTACTCTTGAAGAGAGAGAACGAGAAGAATTCGCAAAGTTAAAAAAAGTGAAAGAAAAGATGGAAAGCACATAA
- a CDS encoding ATP synthase subunit C yields the protein MLLLAASAISILGSTGVAFAQEDGASSGDSMKLLGAGLAFGIAAGGAGIGLGQVGAAGLAVISENPALQSKVFIFVGMVESIAIYGIVMMFIILGQ from the coding sequence ATGTTACTTTTGGCAGCATCAGCAATTTCAATTCTAGGATCAACTGGAGTTGCATTTGCTCAAGAAGATGGTGCATCTAGTGGCGACTCTATGAAACTCTTAGGTGCTGGTTTAGCCTTTGGTATTGCAGCCGGTGGAGCAGGAATAGGTCTTGGTCAAGTAGGTGCAGCAGGTCTTGCAGTCATTAGTGAGAACCCAGCTTTACAGTCAAAGGTATTCATCTTCGTAGGTATGGTCGAATCAATCGCAATCTACGGTATAGTTATGATGTTTATCATCTTAGGACAATAG
- the pyrI gene encoding aspartate carbamoyltransferase regulatory subunit: MEQSDLMVRRIKEGTVIDHIDEGKGLQVLNALRIDGKDGSLITIALNVPSGKFKKKDIIKVENKFLKDDDTNKLAVIAPTATINMIKEYKLVEKRRVALPNEIDRIFRCSNPDCITNSTEYIESVMDVINKDGRVLKCRYCARVLDVTKLKYN, from the coding sequence ATGGAACAGTCCGACCTTATGGTTCGACGAATTAAGGAAGGTACTGTAATTGACCATATAGATGAAGGTAAAGGTCTTCAGGTTCTCAATGCTTTAAGAATTGATGGGAAAGATGGCAGTTTAATCACCATAGCCTTGAATGTACCAAGCGGAAAATTTAAGAAAAAAGATATCATCAAAGTAGAAAACAAGTTTCTAAAAGATGATGACACTAACAAGTTAGCAGTTATTGCCCCAACAGCAACAATTAACATGATTAAAGAATACAAGTTAGTTGAAAAGAGAAGGGTAGCATTACCAAACGAGATTGATAGAATTTTTAGATGCTCAAATCCTGATTGCATTACAAACAGTACAGAATACATTGAATCTGTGATGGATGTAATTAACAAAGATGGGAGAGTTCTCAAGTGTAGGTATTGTGCTAGAGTTCTAGATGTTACTAAGCTAAAATACAATTAA
- the pyrB gene encoding aspartate carbamoyltransferase — protein MNEFYQKDIISIKDYTKDQLETIFTSTDKIMQLSLSERREICKGKTLGYLFYEPSTRTRLSFESAIASIGGNSLGISDITSSSTQKGESLADTVRIMSIYSDVLVLRHPLDGSSRFAAEISDKPIINAGSGTEEHPTQAIQDLFTIKKEKRKIDGLKIGIVGDLKYGRTVYSLLHGLGNYDVDVSLISPESLRIRSDSTYEIKKKLDYTETTDIEEHLDDLDVLYVTRIQKERFPDEEEYLKVKGSYVVGLDMLKRMKDDAIILHPLPRIDEISADVDKTKNAKYFEQAEYGKYTRSALLGMILNENGF, from the coding sequence ATGAACGAATTCTACCAAAAAGACATTATCTCAATTAAGGATTATACCAAAGATCAACTGGAAACTATCTTTACATCTACTGATAAAATAATGCAACTTAGCCTTTCAGAAAGAAGAGAAATTTGTAAAGGCAAAACTTTGGGCTATCTGTTCTATGAACCAAGCACTAGAACCCGTCTAAGTTTTGAATCTGCCATAGCCTCAATCGGTGGAAATTCTCTTGGAATCTCTGATATTACTTCATCATCAACTCAGAAAGGAGAGAGTCTTGCAGATACTGTTAGAATCATGTCAATTTATTCAGATGTTCTAGTATTGCGTCATCCTCTAGATGGTTCAAGTAGATTTGCAGCTGAAATTTCTGATAAACCAATAATTAATGCAGGTAGTGGAACCGAAGAACATCCCACTCAGGCAATTCAAGATTTGTTTACAATCAAAAAAGAAAAGAGAAAGATTGATGGTTTGAAAATTGGAATTGTGGGTGATCTAAAGTATGGACGAACTGTTTACTCTCTATTGCATGGTTTAGGAAATTATGATGTTGATGTTAGTCTTATTTCTCCTGAATCTCTAAGAATTAGATCTGACTCTACTTATGAAATAAAAAAGAAATTAGACTATACTGAAACTACTGACATTGAAGAACATCTAGATGATCTTGATGTTCTTTATGTTACAAGAATTCAAAAAGAAAGATTCCCTGATGAGGAAGAGTATCTCAAAGTAAAAGGAAGTTATGTTGTTGGATTAGACATGCTAAAAAGAATGAAAGATGATGCAATAATTTTACATCCATTACCTAGAATAGATGAAATTTCAGCTGATGTAGATAAAACAAAAAATGCTAAATACTTTGAACAAGCTGAATATGGAAAATACACTCGTTCTGCTTTGTTAGGTATGATTCTCAACGAGAACGGATTTTAA
- a CDS encoding LON peptidase substrate-binding domain-containing protein, protein MTETKIIPIFPLDLVLFPRQELPLRIFEPRYKQLVDDCMIGDGQFGVCLIDESNSINGWNSPKLVGTIAKISKCEDVELDGLQLHIETIGRNSFKIKRIIPPSIKQPENYDPLSVEGHQEISELHEQIGTEEKMYIQAEVEMIPEIDESISLEKWESLVELWKKKIIKQALPQVVDSHSLDHVLEQYYLNTDTPTIDYIYSLSALGAKDPNELQPILEATSMDELIKRIEELLTVK, encoded by the coding sequence TTGACTGAAACAAAAATTATTCCGATATTTCCATTAGACTTGGTATTATTCCCACGACAAGAGCTACCTCTTCGAATTTTTGAGCCTAGATACAAACAACTAGTTGATGATTGCATGATTGGTGATGGTCAATTTGGAGTATGCCTAATTGATGAAAGTAATTCCATCAATGGTTGGAATTCACCAAAATTAGTTGGGACAATTGCCAAAATCTCAAAATGTGAAGATGTGGAATTAGATGGATTACAACTACACATTGAAACCATTGGAAGAAATTCCTTTAAAATTAAAAGAATCATCCCACCATCTATTAAACAGCCTGAAAACTATGATCCTTTATCTGTAGAGGGACACCAGGAAATTTCTGAATTACATGAACAAATTGGAACAGAAGAAAAAATGTACATACAAGCTGAAGTTGAAATGATTCCAGAAATTGATGAAAGTATTTCTCTTGAGAAATGGGAATCTCTAGTTGAACTATGGAAAAAGAAAATTATCAAACAAGCTTTACCACAAGTTGTTGATTCACATTCATTGGATCATGTTTTAGAACAGTATTATCTTAACACTGACACTCCTACAATTGATTACATTTACTCATTATCTGCACTTGGTGCAAAGGATCCAAACGAACTTCAGCCTATTTTGGAGGCAACATCTATGGATGAATTAATTAAACGAATAGAAGAATTGTTAACAGTAAAATGA
- a CDS encoding PEFG-CTERM sorting domain-containing protein yields MMSLKHSAIFAIIGCLLFPASAYGHGFGIDTISSVDVQGKKISISVEMPMYFENQQDQITITVTEDETKETAKNVTFLIGLFYKDEMIFRNYFFAENGILPITVTPTEDPKIIIHGEQDSLLGAWHGTESNPIEITGPLFNSGGLYNFEIEVRTIDEPTNIIENSDVYNADLSLIETVSFIQEDSENNDVEFRSKSYFDTISNFKYNPDVKEVTFEMPFDWSEKQMSHVPVVHVETHFPKDFVEFLSPSYTGYVNGIELFKSSVAVDDYSEDHERVVHLVLLQDHLRYMKNEMKKSEEPLPENMSFRLSVSEDAAFPLEAYTKSEDFKVNLAWDPIEVEPNIDTNFIFTIRDGKTNEPLRSSDYTFVIIQNGKEIHRVSGTAQIGGEFEKFTFSEDQTGPTVIKFENIRNTGQETEFALVVIPEFGSIAIFVLVISIISIIFVTRKNSLVI; encoded by the coding sequence ATGATGTCATTGAAACACTCTGCAATTTTTGCAATCATAGGGTGTTTATTATTTCCTGCCAGTGCTTACGGACATGGATTTGGAATCGATACAATATCTTCTGTTGATGTACAGGGAAAAAAGATTTCAATTTCAGTAGAAATGCCTATGTATTTTGAAAATCAACAAGATCAAATTACAATTACAGTAACTGAAGACGAAACAAAAGAAACTGCAAAAAATGTCACTTTTCTGATTGGTCTATTTTATAAAGATGAAATGATCTTCAGAAACTATTTCTTTGCAGAAAATGGTATTTTGCCCATAACAGTTACACCTACTGAAGATCCAAAAATAATCATTCATGGTGAGCAAGATTCTTTGCTTGGAGCTTGGCATGGAACCGAATCTAATCCAATAGAGATTACTGGACCTCTGTTTAACTCAGGTGGGCTGTATAATTTTGAGATTGAAGTCAGAACAATTGATGAACCTACAAACATCATAGAAAATTCTGATGTTTATAATGCAGATTTGAGCCTAATTGAGACTGTATCTTTCATTCAAGAGGATTCTGAAAATAATGATGTAGAGTTTCGCTCAAAATCGTATTTTGACACAATTTCTAATTTTAAGTATAATCCTGATGTAAAAGAGGTTACTTTTGAAATGCCTTTTGACTGGAGTGAAAAACAAATGTCTCATGTTCCAGTTGTACATGTAGAAACACATTTTCCAAAAGATTTTGTAGAATTCTTATCTCCTAGTTACACTGGATATGTAAATGGAATTGAATTATTCAAATCATCTGTTGCAGTTGATGATTATTCAGAAGATCATGAAAGAGTAGTTCATCTTGTTTTACTGCAAGACCATTTACGATATATGAAAAATGAAATGAAAAAGTCTGAAGAACCTTTGCCAGAAAATATGTCATTTAGATTATCTGTTAGTGAGGATGCTGCATTTCCACTAGAAGCATATACAAAAAGTGAAGACTTTAAGGTAAACCTTGCATGGGATCCAATAGAAGTAGAGCCAAACATTGATACTAATTTTATTTTTACAATCAGAGATGGAAAAACAAATGAACCATTAAGAAGTTCTGATTATACATTTGTAATAATTCAAAATGGAAAAGAAATACATCGTGTTTCTGGAACCGCACAAATTGGAGGCGAATTTGAAAAATTTACATTCTCTGAAGATCAAACAGGTCCTACAGTAATCAAATTTGAAAATATTAGAAACACTGGACAAGAAACTGAATTTGCTCTAGTTGTGATTCCTGAATTTGGAAGTATTGCAATTTTTGTATTAGTAATTTCTATAATTAGTATAATTTTTGTAACAAGAAAAAATTCATTGGTAATCTAA
- a CDS encoding CopG family ribbon-helix-helix protein — MPIVSISLNDEILSELDKLQSSMGFSGRSEAIRAGIRAFVSEEKQKADLSGNIHAILLVVHNDEFDHVVSGITHNFEDLITTHLHSKIEKEKCMELFLIDGDAEKVSTMTKDFQTNKNMDTVKLVAL, encoded by the coding sequence ATGCCAATAGTTTCAATCTCATTAAATGATGAAATCCTCTCTGAATTAGACAAGCTCCAATCTTCAATGGGATTTTCAGGAAGATCTGAGGCCATTAGAGCAGGAATCAGGGCATTTGTTTCAGAAGAAAAACAAAAAGCAGATCTATCGGGAAATATTCATGCAATTCTTTTGGTGGTACATAATGACGAATTTGATCATGTTGTTTCTGGAATAACACATAATTTTGAAGATCTGATTACGACACATCTTCATAGTAAAATAGAGAAAGAAAAATGCATGGAACTGTTCTTAATTGATGGAGATGCAGAAAAGGTATCTACAATGACAAAAGACTTTCAGACAAACAAAAACATGGATACCGTAAAGTTGGTAGCCCTTTAG
- a CDS encoding zinc ABC transporter substrate-binding protein codes for MNTQTKMAIVAIVIVIPLASVFVYGTNASQQFASNDNSKLVVISSFNPLHEFSQIVGQEKIDATLLVPVGVEPHDWEPTIKDVQQMQKSNLIVINGIGFENWVDNLIENEYAGIIVDTSKGILVTKSIVEEHGDEEHDVHQHLEGDPHIWLNPVFAIKQVENIALAFSNSDPENREFYMTNAVKYNKELHELDSKIRDELSTCNQDFIAFHDAFSYFAEEYNLNQHTIIQTTNSHGEVTAQTLENVISKARELNIKVIFSEETVNRKTSQIIANEIGGKVLVLSPLETASDDNYISKMTQNLENLKEALC; via the coding sequence GTGAATACTCAAACCAAGATGGCAATTGTGGCAATAGTAATAGTGATTCCATTAGCATCTGTATTCGTTTATGGAACAAATGCTAGTCAACAATTTGCAAGTAATGATAATTCTAAACTTGTTGTAATCTCATCATTTAATCCTCTTCATGAGTTTTCACAAATAGTAGGTCAAGAGAAAATTGATGCCACATTATTGGTTCCTGTTGGTGTTGAACCTCATGATTGGGAACCGACAATCAAAGATGTGCAGCAAATGCAAAAATCTAATTTAATTGTAATTAATGGAATAGGTTTTGAAAATTGGGTTGATAATTTAATTGAAAATGAATATGCTGGAATCATCGTTGATACTAGCAAAGGAATATTGGTAACAAAATCAATAGTTGAGGAACATGGAGATGAGGAACACGATGTTCACCAACATCTAGAAGGAGATCCACATATTTGGCTAAACCCAGTGTTTGCAATTAAACAGGTTGAAAATATTGCATTAGCATTTTCTAATTCAGATCCTGAAAATAGGGAATTCTATATGACAAATGCTGTAAAATATAATAAAGAATTGCATGAACTTGATTCAAAAATTAGAGATGAATTATCTACATGTAATCAAGATTTCATTGCATTTCATGATGCTTTTTCATATTTTGCAGAAGAATATAATTTGAATCAGCATACTATCATCCAAACGACTAATTCTCACGGAGAAGTAACTGCACAAACACTAGAGAATGTAATTTCCAAAGCTAGAGAACTTAACATTAAAGTAATTTTTAGTGAAGAAACAGTTAACAGAAAAACTTCACAAATAATTGCAAATGAAATTGGAGGAAAAGTTTTGGTTCTCTCACCCCTTGAAACTGCATCTGATGATAATTATATTTCAAAAATGACTCAAAATCTTGAAAATCTCAAGGAGGCACTATGTTGA
- a CDS encoding metal ABC transporter ATP-binding protein → MLKVVEIKNLTVHYPDVKALDDVSLVVNQGDFLGIIGPNGAGKSTLFSSMLGLNTKYKGTIKFFDQDIKKSKNYLKELGYVPQKPIFEKNFPVTVNDVVRMGLRNELDENKIDEILQQLWIHELRNRRIGELSGGQQQRVFIAKALVNNPKILILDEPVTGIDQQSIELFYSILRELNSKQKITIIWSSHDLDAVNKLANHVACLNRTLFFHGESEEFFSDDELVKQYSEASMQEHMHHH, encoded by the coding sequence ATGTTGAAAGTAGTAGAAATCAAAAACTTGACGGTTCACTACCCTGATGTAAAAGCACTTGATGATGTTAGCCTAGTTGTAAATCAAGGTGATTTTCTAGGCATAATTGGACCTAATGGTGCAGGAAAATCTACACTTTTTTCATCAATGCTAGGCCTAAATACAAAATACAAAGGCACAATCAAATTTTTTGATCAAGATATAAAAAAATCAAAAAATTATCTGAAAGAACTTGGATACGTACCACAAAAACCAATCTTTGAAAAAAATTTCCCAGTAACGGTAAACGATGTAGTCCGAATGGGATTAAGAAATGAATTAGATGAAAATAAAATTGATGAGATTTTACAACAACTATGGATACACGAATTACGCAATAGAAGAATTGGAGAGTTGTCTGGCGGTCAACAACAACGTGTTTTCATTGCAAAAGCTCTTGTAAATAATCCAAAAATTTTGATCCTGGATGAACCAGTTACTGGAATTGATCAACAAAGTATTGAATTGTTTTACAGTATTCTTCGTGAATTAAATTCCAAACAAAAAATTACTATTATTTGGTCCTCTCATGATTTAGATGCTGTAAATAAACTCGCAAATCATGTTGCATGTTTGAATAGAACTTTATTCTTTCATGGAGAGTCTGAAGAATTCTTTTCTGATGATGAATTAGTAAAACAATATTCTGAAGCTTCGATGCAGGAACACATGCATCATCATTAA
- a CDS encoding metal ABC transporter permease: MHRALISGIAIAILCSVVGLFLVLRRYSLFGDAIAHSSFGGIALGLLAGVYPLWTAYGVSIASALIITKIKDRYNISGDASIAVLLSSGIAVGLVIIGLSGGFTIDIFSFLFGSILLVSVDDTVLILALTGIILIVILSLYRQILYSTFNEEQAKVSGIPVEKINYLIVFMAGITVVTSIQLVGVLLISALFVIPNVTAIMYGKGFKQTAIISMSFSIFSVVSGILISYIFDITPAGTIVLMAIGLLAGTMGIKSAGLLSKN, translated from the coding sequence ATGCACAGAGCATTAATTTCTGGTATTGCAATAGCAATCCTTTGTTCTGTAGTTGGATTGTTCTTAGTTTTACGACGATATTCATTGTTTGGTGATGCAATTGCACATTCATCATTTGGTGGAATTGCATTAGGATTACTTGCAGGTGTTTATCCACTATGGACAGCATATGGAGTTTCTATTGCTAGTGCACTAATTATTACAAAAATCAAAGACCGATACAACATATCTGGAGATGCATCAATTGCAGTTTTATTGTCTTCAGGCATAGCAGTTGGGCTTGTAATTATTGGACTATCTGGAGGTTTTACAATAGATATCTTTAGTTTTCTATTCGGAAGTATTCTTCTTGTTAGTGTTGATGATACTGTTCTAATCTTAGCTTTGACCGGAATTATTCTAATTGTAATTTTAAGTCTCTATAGACAAATTCTATATTCTACATTTAACGAAGAGCAAGCTAAAGTTAGTGGAATTCCTGTAGAAAAAATAAATTATTTGATAGTGTTTATGGCCGGAATTACTGTCGTCACATCAATTCAATTAGTAGGTGTGTTGTTAATCTCTGCTCTGTTTGTAATTCCAAATGTAACTGCAATTATGTATGGAAAAGGATTCAAACAAACTGCAATAATATCGATGAGCTTTTCAATCTTTTCAGTTGTTTCAGGAATTTTAATTTCCTATATTTTTGATATTACTCCTGCAGGAACAATTGTTTTGATGGCAATAGGTCTGCTTGCAGGAACAATGGGAATAAAGTCTGCGGGATTGTTATCTAAGAATTAA
- a CDS encoding CopD family protein produces MQKFLIILLVLSFISIPFAAAHPFTEETIPSLHSNAPVGTSEVVAYFSEPVDINFSEIKVFDSSGNQIDNKDTSYYEGESSLIVTTPPLEDGVYTASVKVLSKVDGHLVPSAFLFGVGDVIIQDTNPPLVESDIVFLPEAGARFPGIVGQTIVLGAVIASLIIWGTQNKQLIKEELDKVEIFHHGKFMSITGIGLMLVFISDILMIIVQTIRLETSPLDVIQTYFGTVWLARMILTIVLLGIWFGMDRKKVLSKKNQIPMLVVSLLLISTSSLIGHGAASEQIGALALDYIHNLVAAVWIGGIIYFVFTLLPTFSQLKDVNREKMSLVMIPRFSIAFIISVGIVIITGPTLMWFLETDVGLITESVFGQLIILKIAIAVIMVGLGGYFQLRVQKNAESNFSSGKILVFKKLKKSLKFDAALGIILLGVVALLTNGTLPAGEIQKVDAQEIVYGFKTIEFSESAKFDIDISPFTSGTNTILVKVSDFEGTQLYDSDEIHVKISNPSKNISPIEVPMSVKNLSDPIQFKGELTFGFSGEWLIEIEAKRTENANESIMLNLLVKPRLSDIQTEIIEYDLPEDAKPLYAVYDGKNSLWISDASAPRLWEFSLESNTFTSYSFDGLVTTFLTKDNKGNIWFTDTPRNQIGYINIETKAITLKTLPKLDPVISENTPLFIKADFDDNIWITVVNKDRIIKYQPEKDTFEEIVLPDKQSLPFALEIDQDGKVWYSATGVGKIGFIDPQNNKLTQISTDTILQGPEALMFDDDGNLWIAEHTGLAITKFNPVLETFSKVTVPDEEALPFGMTFDRYGNIWFAQHTVDNLGAYDPDNNDLIEIPIPTETSFVQFMTSDENDNVWFVEQQSNKIGTVKITEIPVSVSQIQETKKVEIKYTEIASPLIALGIIATSLFYVKSIKDKRRLNSLINS; encoded by the coding sequence ATGCAAAAATTTCTAATAATTTTACTAGTTTTGTCATTCATTTCAATTCCATTTGCAGCAGCCCATCCTTTTACTGAAGAAACTATTCCAAGTCTGCATTCAAATGCACCAGTAGGTACATCAGAAGTAGTTGCATATTTTTCAGAACCTGTAGATATCAATTTTAGTGAAATCAAAGTTTTTGATAGCAGCGGTAATCAAATTGATAACAAGGATACAAGTTACTATGAAGGGGAATCATCTCTCATTGTAACAACTCCACCATTAGAAGATGGAGTTTACACCGCATCAGTAAAAGTTCTATCAAAAGTAGATGGACATTTGGTTCCAAGTGCATTTTTGTTTGGAGTAGGAGATGTAATTATTCAAGACACCAATCCTCCATTAGTTGAATCTGATATTGTTTTTTTACCTGAAGCTGGAGCAAGATTTCCTGGTATTGTTGGTCAAACTATTGTTTTAGGAGCAGTAATTGCATCCCTAATAATTTGGGGAACACAAAACAAACAGCTAATCAAAGAAGAATTAGATAAAGTGGAAATTTTCCATCATGGAAAATTCATGTCTATCACAGGTATTGGTTTGATGCTGGTATTCATTTCAGATATTTTGATGATCATAGTTCAAACTATAAGATTAGAAACCTCACCACTTGATGTAATTCAAACGTATTTTGGAACAGTTTGGCTTGCCAGAATGATTCTCACAATAGTATTACTTGGAATTTGGTTTGGCATGGATAGAAAGAAGGTATTATCAAAGAAGAATCAAATTCCAATGCTTGTTGTGTCTCTATTATTAATTTCAACTTCTAGTTTGATTGGGCATGGTGCAGCAAGTGAACAAATTGGGGCATTGGCATTAGACTATATTCACAATTTGGTTGCGGCAGTTTGGATTGGTGGAATAATTTACTTTGTTTTTACATTACTTCCAACATTTTCACAACTAAAAGATGTAAACAGAGAAAAGATGAGTTTGGTAATGATTCCAAGATTTTCTATTGCATTTATCATCTCAGTAGGAATTGTAATTATTACAGGACCAACATTAATGTGGTTCTTAGAAACTGATGTTGGACTAATCACTGAATCAGTATTTGGCCAGTTAATCATACTCAAAATTGCAATTGCAGTAATTATGGTAGGCTTGGGAGGATATTTCCAGTTAAGAGTGCAAAAAAATGCAGAAAGTAATTTTTCATCAGGAAAGATTTTGGTGTTCAAAAAACTGAAAAAATCATTAAAGTTTGATGCTGCATTAGGAATAATTCTTTTAGGAGTTGTAGCATTACTGACAAATGGAACGTTGCCTGCAGGTGAAATCCAAAAAGTTGATGCTCAAGAGATTGTCTATGGATTCAAAACAATTGAATTTTCAGAAAGTGCAAAATTCGATATTGATATTTCACCATTTACTAGTGGAACAAACACTATTCTTGTCAAAGTAAGTGATTTTGAAGGAACTCAACTTTATGATTCAGATGAAATTCATGTAAAAATATCTAATCCATCAAAAAATATTTCTCCAATCGAGGTTCCAATGTCAGTTAAAAATCTCTCAGATCCAATTCAATTCAAAGGAGAACTAACATTTGGTTTCTCAGGAGAATGGTTAATTGAGATAGAAGCTAAAAGAACTGAGAATGCAAATGAATCAATAATGTTGAATTTACTTGTAAAACCCAGACTGTCAGATATTCAAACAGAAATTATAGAATATGATCTTCCTGAAGATGCAAAACCATTGTATGCAGTATATGATGGAAAAAATTCTTTATGGATTAGTGATGCTTCTGCTCCCAGATTATGGGAATTTTCGCTTGAATCAAATACATTTACTTCCTATTCATTTGATGGTTTAGTTACAACTTTTCTAACTAAAGATAACAAAGGAAACATTTGGTTTACTGACACACCAAGAAACCAAATTGGATATATCAATATTGAGACTAAAGCAATCACACTCAAAACTCTTCCAAAACTAGATCCAGTAATTTCAGAAAATACACCATTATTTATCAAAGCAGACTTTGATGACAATATTTGGATTACAGTAGTTAACAAAGACAGGATTATAAAATATCAGCCAGAAAAAGACACTTTCGAAGAGATTGTACTACCAGACAAGCAATCTTTACCATTTGCATTAGAAATTGATCAAGATGGAAAAGTGTGGTATTCAGCAACAGGAGTTGGAAAAATAGGATTCATAGATCCACAAAATAACAAATTAACTCAAATCTCTACTGATACAATTTTGCAGGGACCAGAAGCTTTGATGTTTGATGATGACGGAAATCTCTGGATTGCAGAGCATACAGGCTTGGCTATCACTAAATTCAATCCAGTTTTAGAGACATTTAGTAAAGTAACTGTACCTGATGAAGAAGCACTACCATTTGGTATGACTTTTGACAGATATGGGAATATTTGGTTTGCACAACATACGGTAGACAATCTAGGAGCTTATGATCCTGATAATAATGACTTGATAGAGATTCCAATTCCAACTGAAACTTCATTTGTACAATTTATGACTTCAGATGAAAATGACAATGTTTGGTTTGTTGAACAACAATCAAATAAAATTGGAACAGTAAAGATAACAGAAATTCCAGTAAGTGTATCACAAATTCAAGAAACAAAGAAAGTAGAAATCAAATACACAGAAATTGCATCGCCACTAATTGCTTTAGGAATAATTGCAACCTCGTTATTTTATGTCAAAAGCATCAAAGATAAAAGAAGATTAAATTCTTTGATTAATTCTTAG